GGAGCTCGCGCACCTGGCGGCCCGCCTGCGGATGAGTCCCCGCACGCTCCAGCGACGCCTGCGGGACGAGGGCACGTCGCTGGAGGCCGAGCGCGAGGCCTTCCGGCGGCAGCAGGCGCGCGTGCTCCTCGAAGCGGGCACCCCCATCGCCGAGGTGGCGTGGCGGCTCGGTTACTCCGCACCGAGCGCTTTCCATCACGCCTTCCGTCGTTGGACGGGCCAGTCCCCACGGGAATGGCTGCGGGGCAGGTAACCCTTCAGGGACCGCGCGCAAAGAGTTTCCTGGTAGATACGCCTCCGCATGAAGCTCGAAGACATCCAGCCAGAGTGGCTCACGGAACTTCTTCGGGCCGGGGGCTCACTGCCTTCGGGAGCAGTGGCCGCGGTGCAGGTGAACCACTCGTCGCGTCATTTCTCCACGGTGGCGCGGCTGCAGGTCCAGTACACCGCCGACGCGCCTTCCACCGCGCCCACGGCCCTGTTCCTGAAAAGCAGCAACCGTCCCTCGGAGGGGGTGTTCCACGCCGAGGTGAAGCCCACGCTGCGAGACGCCCCCGCGATTCGCTGCCTGGGCAGCCGGGTGGAGCAGGAGGTGACCTGGCTGCTCTTCGACGATCTGAGCGGGACGCATCTCTCACTCCCCGAGGACGTGCCCCCCACTCGGGCCATCTATGAGCAGATGGTGGACTGCCTGGCGGGACTGCATGTCCAGCGCTGGGAGGACGCTCAGATGCGCGAGCGGTTCGCCACCCGGAATGGGGATCCGTCCTACGGCTTCCTCTTCAAGCAGACGCTGGGGGCTTTTGGTGGGTTCGTGGACGCGCTGGAGGATCGCCTCTCCGGCGAGCGCCGCGCGCTCTACGAGCGGGTGCTCGAGGTCTGGCCTCGCATGTGCCTGGAGCGAATCCAGCGAGGACACGGCGTGACCATGATCCACGGCGACGCCCATCCGTGGAACTTCCTGCTCCCGCGGCCAGGTCAGGCGGGGAGGCTCTTCCTGGCCGACTGGGCGGACTGGCGCTTCGACTCAGGCACTCACGATCTGGCCTTCCTCGTCTCGCTGCCCTGCTTCCCGGAGCAGCGCGCGCGGATGGAGCAGGAGCTGGTGCGACGCTACTGCCAGCGTCTGAACGAGGGCGGCGTGCGTTACGGATGGGAGGAGTGCTGGCTCGATTACCGCAAGTCGGTGATCGGCAACCTGCTCTGGCCGGTGTTCTGGTGGTCGCTCGGCAGCCCCAGCAGCATCTGGTGGCCCAACCTGGAGCGGGCGGTGCTCGCGTTCCAGGAGCAGGGCTGTGAGGAACTGCTCTGAGCGCGTTGGTGAATGCCTCCTGACCCACTTCTTCAACGAAGACGAGCCCACTCCATGGGAGATTCCTGGGAGGCTCACCGAATGCCAGAGGCAAGCGATCGGGTAGCCACAGAGAGAGGAGCAGCAGTGACGACCAAGCCGGTGAAGGGACCCCAGTCGTACTTCCCGTCGATCGAGAAGACGTACGGCCGCCCCGTGGAGGAATGGTTCAAGGTCATTCGTTCAGCGCCCGTCAAGGGGCACATGGAGATCGTGAAGTGGCTGAAGTCCGAACACGGTCTCGGCCACGGGCACGCCAACGCACTCGTGGCCTACTTGCGGGAGCAGGACGCCAAGTAGAGGGCCCCGCTGCTGAGAGGTGGCAGGGAGCGCTCAATCCGAACGCCCCCCGAGGGCCTCAGGTCGCGGGAGTTCCCTCCCTCCTGACTCTCTCTGGTACAAGGCCTTTGACACCTCCTCTGGGCCAGACGAGGTACGCCACACCAGCCCACTTCACCACCGAGAACGCGAGTGTCGAGGCGGCGATCAGCACGCCCATCCCCATCGCGACGACGAGCACCTGCGTGACGATGCCGAGCACCAGACCGAAGGTCACGAAGTAGCCGCGACGAAAGCCGTGATCGAGACCCGCGCTCATCGCGGCGACCGCGCCCGCGCCGGGCGACAGGCTGATCGCCCAGGAGGCGGCGAAGAAGGTGAGCCAGACGGACAGGGCCATGCCGGCTTTGTAGCACGGCCCTGTCCGTCCCCGTTCACTGGGGCAGCCTCGGGCCCGCGGCCCTGTCCCGCCAAGTATGGGACGAGGATCGAGAACTTCCGGCGGTACAAGGCGTCGGCTGCCGATCGCCTTCAGATCGCGGACCGCCAGCGCCCGTCGCGGAACAGGTAGAGGTCCTTCGGGCCGAGGGAGTACAAGCCGTCCTCCGCTGGCAGCAGCCGCAGGCAACTGCCGGGGCGGGCGTCGCCGTCGAAGCGGTCGTCCGGGACCAGGCGGTCACCCAGCAGGCGCAGGATGTGGAAGTCGCTGACGACGAAGACCTCGCCGCCGAAGTCGGCCACGTCCTGCAGCGTTTCGCCGCGTCCGGTGTCCACCGTTTCCCAGAGGTCCCCCCGGCCGCGCACCAGCATGCCGCCGTCCCCGACCGCGTACACCTGCCCGTCGGCGGCGCAGCAGACGGCGTTGAGGTTGGCCGACGTGGGGCTGTCGATGCGCGCCCAACGCCCTTGCACGTCACCGCGCCACACCTCCCCCTGCCAGCCCACTGCGTAGAGCTCGTCGAGCGAGAAGCCATGCAGGCCCTCGAAGCCGACGACGCCGTGGTCGTCGGGCCGCGGGCCCGGGCCGATGGCCCGCCACTGTGCGGGGCCGTCCCGCACCAGCACCTCGCGGCCCATGCCGCAGGCGAGAACGACGTGGTTCACCGCCGTCAATGCGGCGAGCGCATGCCGCGCCTGGTGCAGTTCGCCTTCCGCCTGCCGCAGCGTCTCGGTGTTGATCTCGAACATGTCCCGCCCGGCCCCGATGAACACGAACACGCGCTGCTGGCCGGGTGGCTTGACCGTGGCGGCCGCGACGGCCGCCCATCCGACCGACGTCGGGACCTTCTCCACGCCGCCGTCGACGAAGCACAGGAAGGTCGAGTTGTTCAGCCCTTTCGCCGACAGCTCGTCGAGCGCCTTGGCCACGAAGCAGTAGTCGTAGAAGGGCGCGCAGCCAGCGAGGAACGTGGATTCGGAATGGTTCATGGGGATGGAGGCGCGAAGTTCTGGCGCAGCGTGAAGAACAACTCCAGGAGACAACACGAATGAACTCTTCTTTTTCAGAGAGCGTCCACTCCAGCCGTAGGCCAGGAAGGCGCCTTCCATTCCATGGACGATAGCGAGAGGCCGCCTATCGTCGCCCACGAGCGCAGGTGCATAAACAATGATGCCGAGTTCGTCGGGGAAGACCGCCATATCAGCACCAATCCATGACGACGACATCAAGGGTTTTATCCAGCACCTCAAGAGCAACCTTGTGCGCGGTGCTTTTCACGCCAACGACAAAGCCGTATCCGCATGCTTCTTAGAGCAGGACGAGGAGCGCGAGCACCGGGCCCACTCGGGGGAGCGCTTCAGCCAACGTCCCGGAGCGTCCAGCCCGCGCGAGGCCCTCGGCTCCCCTCGCCACCTCCGCGGCTTGCCCGCTCGTCCTCGCGGCGCGGGAGAAGCGCTCGAAGGCCCGTTCCGCCGCGGTGAGCTCGCGGTCCAACTGTTCCCACTGACGCGGCTCGATGTCTTTGCGCGCCCGAGACAGCAGTGACCTGGCCTTGTCCAGGTCCACCTTTCCAATCCACGACCGTTCCGGTGCCGGCTCCATCGGCGCGGAAACGAGCCGGATGCGCGGGCCCGAAGTGGGAGTCGACGCGAAGGCGTGGGGCCGCGGCATCGGCTGCGGGGCGGGCGCGCTCGCGCAGGCGGAGAGCAGCACCAGGAGCGCGCTCCAGGTTCGCAAGCGCATCGTCACGTCCTTTCATCAAGCAGCGGGTAACCGCGCGTCCTGCTTGGGGCCTTCCATCGCCCTGCCCACGGGTTCGAGTCCCGTACTCCTCGCCACGAGCGAGGATGTGGCGCGCGAGGCCCTGACCCGGAGCCGCCGCGAGGGCCTCAGGTGACGGGAGGACCACCCTCCTGGCTCTCTCCACCCTCCGCATTGCCTCCCGGAGTGGGCGTGGCTGCCAGGGCCTGGCCGATATCCACCGCGATCTCCGGCTCGTCCTTCACCAGGTGGAAGAACTCGCGGCGGAACGCCTCGGGGGTGAGCTGGCAGGTCACCGCGAAGCGCGCCAGCTCTCCCGGCCGGGAGAAGTCCTCGCGCTTGAGCCGCAGCATGAAGCTGCGCGCGATGCGGTAGCGATCCGAGTCCACGTCCACCATGCGCACCCGGGGCCGCCCGGTGGCCGGGTCCTTCATCTTCTCGAAGGAGATGGGCTGGAAGCGCCCGTTGATCATGGCCACCACCGCCTCGGTTCCCCCCTCGATGATGTAGCGCGCCGCGCAGTGGCCAAGGTCGCGCGTGTACTCCATGTCGAACGGAATGGGGTCCGCGCAGCGCACCTCGTAACCGATGTACTTGGAGACGATCGTGGACTTGATGCCCAGGACCGCCAGCCGCGCCTTGACGGCCTTCTCGAGCACCTCGGCCAGGGGCACGTCCGCCACGTGCAGGTTGCCCATGTGGTCGCGCGGCAGCTCCGTGTAGCGCGCCAGATCCTCGGGCTCGATGCAGTCGGCGAGCCCCTCGGCCAGGAGCGCGATGCCATCCGGGCGCCCGTACGCGAGCCGCTTGATGACGGAGCCGGCGAGCAGGTCCACCACGGTGGAGAAGGGCACCTTCTTGCCACGGAACTCCTCGGGGATGACGGTGACGGTGGCGCCCACCGCCTTGCCGATCGCCAAGGCGAGGTGTCCCGCCTTGCGCCCCTGGGCGACGACGAAGTACCAGCGCGACGTCGTCTTCGCGTCCACCATCAGGTTCTTGACGATCTCCACGCCCACGTGGCGCGCCGTCTGGAAGCCGAAGGTGCTCGTGTCGTCGGGCAGGTCGATGTCGTTGTCGATCGTCTTGGGCACGTGCACCACGCGGATGCGGCCCCGCGTCTTTTCGGAGATGATCTGCGCGAGCGTGGCGGTGCCATCGCCGCCCACCGTGACGAGCATGCCCACACCCAGGCGCTCCAGCCCGTCGATGGTGCGCTGGAGGTGCTCGGGGGAGCGTGTGGGGTTGGCGCGCGAGATGCCGATGTACGAGCCGCCGCGGAAGTGGATGCGGCTGGTGTCCTCGATGGTGAGGGGAATGACGTGGGAGGTGTCTCCCTCGGCGAGCCACTTGAAGCCATCCTGGATGCCGAGTACCTCCACGCCCGCGAGGCAGGCTCGGATGGTGGCCGCTCCAATCACGCTGTTGATGCCCGGGGCAGGCCCCCCGGCGACGACAATGGCGAGCTTCTTCATGAGTGCGCGTGTCTCCCGTGAATTCCTCGCCGCATCCTCCCCCGGAGCGACGGCTGAACCCAGCGAGAAAAGGTCATGAATCGCGCTCGAGGTGCAGATGGGAGCCGACGAGCCGGATGCCCGCGGCGTCGAGCATTCTCGACTCGGGTGTGTTGCGTGTGATGACCGTCTTGCCACTCGCGATCCAGTACCACCGCTTCACGGTCGCGCCCGGCTTGAGCTCGGAGCGCAGAACCTTTTCGGCGGCGCGCTTCTTCGCGATGAGAACCTTGACCTCCCCAGTATTCGCCGGATGGACCTCGACCGCGATGAGCGGAAGGTTCGATTGGGTCGTTCCCAGCAGATAGTCCCATCGATTCTCGTTGCCACGCTCGGCCGAGGTTTGAGCGTCGAGATCGAGCGAGTCGATGACCCGGACAGCAGCGGACTCAACGACCCGTTCGCGGTCACCCTTTCGAAGGGCCCGTTTGCCCGGATGGACCGCAGCCACGAGCGCGCTCTCCTGCTTCAGCGCCTTGCCGACGCTCACGAGTCCTCCTCGTTGACCGCATCGGAGATGGCTTTTCCGAACCGCCCACTGAAGTCAGTCAGCCCACCCCAGCCCGAGGTCGTCGCATCATCTGCACCTGGATCGAGGCTGGAAATGTCCCGGCTGTGGACACGGAGTTCCTCATCGAATTCCAGAGCGTAGGTCCTCGTGGACTTATGGAGTGCCTCGCTGATGAACCGCGCATTCTCCGCCCCGGCGGGTAGACCGAATGCCTCACGCAGCCTCCGAGCGCCTTGCTTCTTGTCCCGCAGGGACTGGATGGCGAAGACGACATCCAGCACGACAGGCGAGTGGGTCGACAGGACGACCCGATAGCCGCGCCACAACAGATCGAGGACCAAGGCCATGACCGCCGTCAGGGCCTGCGGATGGAGACCCATTTCAGGCTCTTCGATGATGACCCATTCGATGTCTTCATCCTTCCTTCTGCTCCGCTCGGGAAGAACCCGGTAGAGGCCGAGAAGTAGCGGAGTGAACTCTCGCTGCCCCGCAGTCCAGGTCATGAACGGGAGCTGTGTCTTGCCGTAGCCCAGCTGAAGCCGGGTCTGCAATCCAGCCTTCTCCAGCCGCACCGTGCCCCCATGGAAGACGGCATTGTCGATCAGGGTGCGCACCCCCTGCTTCAATCGTCGCTCCACTGGAAACAGATCTCCCGCCTGTTTTCCGGTGAAGCGGTCATACAGGCTCTGGCTGAACAAGCGGGCAACGGCCGGTGTATCCGCCTTGAGCCGCATGAAGGGCGCTGGCCACCCCTCCGTGATGAGGAGGGCACGATGTGCCGGGACGAAGAACACGCGGCCTTTTGCTCTCTTGGCACGTAGCAGCTTCTCTGGGCGCAATGGCCGACCGTTGATGGATACACGCGTCTTCCCCACCCACGCCGTGCTCATCCCCTCACCGAAATAGGCGTCCAGCAACTCGTTCTTGTCCTCCAGGGAAGTTCCGGCATCACGCAACGCCGAGACGATCTCGCCACTGTCAAGCCCCAGCTTCCACGTCTGGAGCAAGAGACTCTTCCCCGCCGCCTGGGGACCCACCAGAACGGTCAAGTCTCCAAACTCGATGCGAGCATGTGCGATCTGCCCGAGATTGCGGACCTCCAGAACATCAGCAGCCACATGTCCTCCCAGAGGAAGCGGACGCTGACACAGGGCGGGAGACTTCAACAAGCATCCTCAACCAACCCACCCTCCACTGGCCCTCGGGTTGCACGGTCCGCCCCGCGTGCTCCAGTCCCTCCTCGAACTACTCTACCCGCCCGCGTGCATCGCCTGCGCGAAGGTGATGCCCGTGCGCGCCGCCTTCTGCGAGACGTGCGACCTCGCCGTGGAACGGCTGCCCACCGCGCGCTGCCGCACCTGCGCCGAGCCCGGCGCCTTTCCCCGCGACACCTGTCCCCGCTGCCACGACGCGCCGCCGCCCTTCTCCCTCGCCTGGGCCCCCTTCGCCCACGAGGGCCCCGTCGCCCGCGCCATCCACCGCTTCAAGTACGAGGACCATCCCGAGCTCGCCCCCGTCCTCGGGGAGCTGCTCGCCTCCGAGTGCCGCCACTTCCTCTCCCAGGCCCCCACGCTGCTCGTCGCCCTGCCCCTGCATGGCAAGCGCTTCCGCGAGCGCAAGTACGATCAGGCCCAACTGCTCGTGGAGGCCCTGGCCCGCGCCACGGGCCGCGAGGCCAGCCTGGGCCTGCTCCACCGCGCCCGCGAGACGCGCCGCCAGGTGGGCCTGTCCGAGGCCGAGCGCGCCCTCAATGTCTCCCAGGCCTTCCGCGCCTCCGCCTCCGTGGCCGGACGGGACGTGCTCCTCGTGGACGACGTGCTCACCACCGGCGCCACCGTCCGCGCCGCCGCCACCGCCCTCCAGGACGCCGGGGCCCTCCGCGTGGAGGTCCTCACCCTCGCCCGCGCCTTCTCCCTCGCCTGAACCCCGGCCTCCGGACACCGGGCCCGCCCCCTCGCACGTTCCTCGACATTTCAGTTGCCTGCCCGCTCCCAACAGCGCATGCAGGGAAGGCTGCCCGAAGTCCGGCTGTTCACCGGCGCCGGGAATGACACCCCGGTCCCCCCTTCCGACGGACGAGGAACACGGATGTCTCGTACCCCACGGCTCGCCCCGCGCTCTCCTGCTCCCTGGCTCGCGACACTCCTCGTGCTCGCCTGCCCGCTCATCGCGCTGGCCGCCCCCAACCCGAGCGCCGCCGAGGCCCAACAGGAGGCCGAACAGGCCCTCTCCCTCGCCTCCTCCCCCCGAGGCGCCGCGCACCTGCTGCGCATGCAGGCGCTCGAGCCGGACCTCGACGATCTCACCCTCCTGGCGAAGACCTATACCGAGGTGGCCACGAGCCGGAAGTTCGTGGACCCCGGCACCCGCGCCACCGCGCAGTTCCTCATGCTGGACCTGGAGCGCGCCCGCGGCCGGCTCAACCGCGCCGCCGAGTGGCAGGACTCGCTGGGCTTCGTGCGCGACTTCTACGTCGTCGGTGGCTTCGACAACGAGGGCAAGGCCGGCTGTGACACCGACTTCGGCCCCGAGGCGGCCGCGCTCGACCTGTCCGCCCGCTACTCCGGCGCCAAGGGCCCCGTGTCCTGGCGCCCCCTGTCCGTCACCCCCAACGACGGCTACATCGACCTGGGCGCCGCGCTGCGTCCCAACCGCGAGGCCGTGGCCTACGCCGTCACCTGGCTGGAGGCTCCGGCCGAGACGCGCGTGGCGCTCGGCGTGGGCA
The nucleotide sequence above comes from Cystobacter fuscus DSM 2262. Encoded proteins:
- a CDS encoding AAA family ATPase, with amino-acid sequence MKSPALCQRPLPLGGHVAADVLEVRNLGQIAHARIEFGDLTVLVGPQAAGKSLLLQTWKLGLDSGEIVSALRDAGTSLEDKNELLDAYFGEGMSTAWVGKTRVSINGRPLRPEKLLRAKRAKGRVFFVPAHRALLITEGWPAPFMRLKADTPAVARLFSQSLYDRFTGKQAGDLFPVERRLKQGVRTLIDNAVFHGGTVRLEKAGLQTRLQLGYGKTQLPFMTWTAGQREFTPLLLGLYRVLPERSRRKDEDIEWVIIEEPEMGLHPQALTAVMALVLDLLWRGYRVVLSTHSPVVLDVVFAIQSLRDKKQGARRLREAFGLPAGAENARFISEALHKSTRTYALEFDEELRVHSRDISSLDPGADDATTSGWGGLTDFSGRFGKAISDAVNEEDS
- a CDS encoding helix-turn-helix transcriptional regulator, which translates into the protein MLADLPTSSRAADQVRALLPELLPESGAELAHLAARLRMSPRTLQRRLRDEGTSLEAEREAFRRQQARVLLEAGTPIAEVAWRLGYSAPSAFHHAFRRWTGQSPREWLRGR
- a CDS encoding LysE family transporter, giving the protein MALSVWLTFFAASWAISLSPGAGAVAAMSAGLDHGFRRGYFVTFGLVLGIVTQVLVVAMGMGVLIAASTLAFSVVKWAGVAYLVWPRGGVKGLVPERVRREGTPAT
- a CDS encoding ComF family protein, with protein sequence MLQSLLELLYPPACIACAKVMPVRAAFCETCDLAVERLPTARCRTCAEPGAFPRDTCPRCHDAPPPFSLAWAPFAHEGPVARAIHRFKYEDHPELAPVLGELLASECRHFLSQAPTLLVALPLHGKRFRERKYDQAQLLVEALARATGREASLGLLHRARETRRQVGLSEAERALNVSQAFRASASVAGRDVLLVDDVLTTGATVRAAATALQDAGALRVEVLTLARAFSLA
- a CDS encoding aminoglycoside phosphotransferase family protein, translating into MKLEDIQPEWLTELLRAGGSLPSGAVAAVQVNHSSRHFSTVARLQVQYTADAPSTAPTALFLKSSNRPSEGVFHAEVKPTLRDAPAIRCLGSRVEQEVTWLLFDDLSGTHLSLPEDVPPTRAIYEQMVDCLAGLHVQRWEDAQMRERFATRNGDPSYGFLFKQTLGAFGGFVDALEDRLSGERRALYERVLEVWPRMCLERIQRGHGVTMIHGDAHPWNFLLPRPGQAGRLFLADWADWRFDSGTHDLAFLVSLPCFPEQRARMEQELVRRYCQRLNEGGVRYGWEECWLDYRKSVIGNLLWPVFWWSLGSPSSIWWPNLERAVLAFQEQGCEELL
- the pfp gene encoding diphosphate--fructose-6-phosphate 1-phosphotransferase, with the translated sequence MKKLAIVVAGGPAPGINSVIGAATIRACLAGVEVLGIQDGFKWLAEGDTSHVIPLTIEDTSRIHFRGGSYIGISRANPTRSPEHLQRTIDGLERLGVGMLVTVGGDGTATLAQIISEKTRGRIRVVHVPKTIDNDIDLPDDTSTFGFQTARHVGVEIVKNLMVDAKTTSRWYFVVAQGRKAGHLALAIGKAVGATVTVIPEEFRGKKVPFSTVVDLLAGSVIKRLAYGRPDGIALLAEGLADCIEPEDLARYTELPRDHMGNLHVADVPLAEVLEKAVKARLAVLGIKSTIVSKYIGYEVRCADPIPFDMEYTRDLGHCAARYIIEGGTEAVVAMINGRFQPISFEKMKDPATGRPRVRMVDVDSDRYRIARSFMLRLKREDFSRPGELARFAVTCQLTPEAFRREFFHLVKDEPEIAVDIGQALAATPTPGGNAEGGESQEGGPPVT
- a CDS encoding DUF4287 domain-containing protein, which produces MTTKPVKGPQSYFPSIEKTYGRPVEEWFKVIRSAPVKGHMEIVKWLKSEHGLGHGHANALVAYLREQDAK